From the genome of Rathayibacter sp. VKM Ac-2804:
TCGTCCACGGTAGCGAGGGGCGGCGTCGGCGGCATCAGTCGCGGGGAGGAGGGGCCGGGCAGCCCGGCGGATGACCTCGGGCTCGTGGAAGCGCGCTCGGCTCGCTCGAACCGGCGGATTCGGCGAGCCGGAGGTGGGACAGCGAGCCGGAGGTGGGGCGGGCTCCGGAGGAGGGGCGGAGGGGGCGTGTCTAGGCTGAGCCGCATGCCCACGCTCCTCCTCGTCCGTCACGGGCGCACCACGGCCAACACCGCCGGGATCCTCGCCGGACGCACCGCCGGGGTCCGGCTCGACGACGTCGGGCGCACGCAAGCCGCGCGCACCGGGGAGCGGCTGGCCGCGGTCCCGCTCGCCGCGGTCGTGTCGAGTCCGCTCGAGCGCTGCCGGCAGACGGCGCGGTACCTGCTGGAGCGGCAGGACGGCTCGCCGGCGACGCCGATCGAGAAGGGGATCACCGAGTGCGACTACGGGGAGTGGCAGGGGCGCTCGCTGCGGGACCTCGCGAAGGAGCCGATGTGGTCGGTCGTGCAGAACCAGCCGTCGGCGGCGGTGTTCCCCGGGGGTGAGGGTCTCGCCGGGATGCAGGCGCGCTCTGTCGCGGCGATCCGTCGGCACGACGCGGCGGTGGCGGCGGAGCACGGGGCGAACGCGGTGTGGGCGGCGGTCAGCCACGGCGACATCATCAAGGCGGTGCTGGCCGATGCGCTGGGCATGCACCTCGACCTCTTCCAGCGGCTGTCGGTCGGGCCGGCGTCGG
Proteins encoded in this window:
- a CDS encoding histidine phosphatase family protein, encoding MPTLLLVRHGRTTANTAGILAGRTAGVRLDDVGRTQAARTGERLAAVPLAAVVSSPLERCRQTARYLLERQDGSPATPIEKGITECDYGEWQGRSLRDLAKEPMWSVVQNQPSAAVFPGGEGLAGMQARSVAAIRRHDAAVAAEHGANAVWAAVSHGDIIKAVLADALGMHLDLFQRLSVGPASVSIIRYGAGRPDVIAMNTEAGDLGWLRAPAPAEAEAPVGGGAGHE